One genomic segment of [Pasteurella] aerogenes includes these proteins:
- the hpaG2 gene encoding 4-hydroxyphenylacetate degradation bifunctional isomerase/decarboxylase — translation MSYVVNPPAVVGVPVVDSDQLFPVRRVYCVGRNYAAHAREMGFDPDREPPFFFCKPTDSVVPVKSGETYGFPYPTQTENLHYEAELVAVIGKAGSNIPVEQALDYVWGYAVGLDMTRRDLQMKMREMGRPWEIGKAFDYSAPIGPIYPASKVGHFSSGSLWLTVNGEYKQRTDLSHLIWSVPEMVSYLSTYFELQPGDVIFTGTPEGVGAVVRGDKMVVGIDSLGELQVDVV, via the coding sequence ATGTCATATGTTGTTAATCCGCCGGCAGTAGTCGGCGTACCCGTTGTCGATAGCGATCAGTTATTTCCGGTTCGTCGTGTTTATTGTGTTGGGCGTAACTACGCGGCTCACGCAAGAGAAATGGGCTTTGATCCCGATCGCGAGCCACCGTTTTTCTTCTGCAAACCGACAGATTCTGTAGTTCCGGTTAAAAGTGGCGAAACTTATGGTTTCCCTTATCCAACCCAAACCGAGAATTTGCATTACGAAGCGGAATTAGTGGCAGTAATCGGCAAAGCCGGCAGCAATATTCCAGTTGAACAAGCCCTTGATTATGTGTGGGGCTATGCAGTGGGCTTGGATATGACCCGTCGTGATTTACAAATGAAAATGCGTGAAATGGGACGCCCTTGGGAAATCGGCAAAGCATTCGATTATTCTGCGCCAATCGGTCCAATTTATCCTGCTAGCAAAGTTGGTCATTTCAGCTCTGGATCGCTTTGGTTGACCGTTAACGGTGAATACAAACAACGTACCGATTTGAGTCATTTAATTTGGTCCGTACCGGAAATGGTGTCGTATTTATCAACTTACTTTGAATTACAACCGGGCGATGTCATCTTTACCGGCACACCAGAGGGTGTGGGGGCAGTTGTTCGTGGCGATAAAATGGTAGTGGGTATTGATTCACTTGGTGAATTACAGGTTGATGTTGTCTAA
- a CDS encoding Gentisate 1,2-dioxygenase, translating to MTTLQTEREAYYKQLRNADLAPLWTSLHNLVPPQPTPRILPAIWKFKDIKPYIMQAGDLITAKEAMRRVLVLENPGLEPNSARITSTLYAGLQLILPGEIAPSHRHTQSALRFVVEGKGAWTAVNGEKTVMHPGDFIITPSWRWHDHGNPSVEDGGEPVIWLDGLDLPLVQILDAGFAEELDQEEQELFKSEGHSFAAFGHNMVPVRHQMEDLSSPIFNYPYERSRETLYQLSRLEKMDEWDGFKLRYVNPVTGGYAMPTMATFMQLLPKGFKGRPYRSTDSTVYSVVEGKGRVKIGDSVFEFEAKDTFVAPSWQYVQLEADAGEDVVLFSYSDRPVLSNLGLLREQRS from the coding sequence ATGACAACACTTCAAACCGAAAGAGAAGCGTATTACAAGCAGTTACGTAATGCCGATTTAGCACCATTATGGACTTCTTTACATAATTTAGTCCCCCCACAACCGACTCCGCGTATTTTGCCGGCAATTTGGAAATTTAAAGATATTAAACCTTATATTATGCAAGCCGGTGATTTGATTACTGCGAAAGAAGCAATGCGCCGCGTATTGGTGTTGGAAAATCCGGGATTAGAGCCAAACAGTGCGCGAATTACTTCTACATTATATGCCGGTTTACAATTAATTTTACCGGGAGAAATTGCCCCAAGTCACCGCCATACTCAATCAGCTTTGCGTTTTGTGGTAGAGGGAAAAGGCGCTTGGACAGCGGTAAACGGCGAAAAAACGGTGATGCATCCGGGGGATTTTATTATCACACCATCTTGGCGTTGGCATGATCACGGTAATCCGTCGGTGGAAGATGGTGGTGAACCGGTGATTTGGTTGGACGGTTTAGACTTGCCTTTAGTACAAATATTAGATGCTGGATTTGCGGAAGAATTGGATCAAGAAGAGCAAGAATTATTCAAATCAGAAGGTCATAGCTTTGCCGCATTTGGTCATAATATGGTGCCGGTACGTCACCAGATGGAAGATCTTTCTTCACCTATCTTTAATTACCCTTATGAACGTAGTCGCGAGACCTTGTATCAATTATCCAGATTAGAGAAAATGGACGAATGGGATGGTTTTAAATTACGTTATGTCAATCCGGTTACCGGTGGCTACGCGATGCCAACGATGGCAACCTTTATGCAATTATTGCCAAAAGGCTTTAAAGGTCGTCCGTATCGTAGTACCGATTCTACCGTTTACTCTGTGGTAGAAGGTAAAGGGCGCGTGAAAATTGGCGATAGCGTGTTTGAATTTGAAGCGAAAGATACCTTTGTTGCACCATCTTGGCAATATGTTCAATTGGAAGCAGATGCGGGTGAGGATGTGGTCTTGTTTAGTTATTCCGATCGCCCGGTGTTAAGTAATTTAGGACTTTTAAGAGAACAAAGAAGTTAA
- the oxyR_2 gene encoding hydrogen peroxide-inducible genes activator, with product MTIDWTKRIRLRHLEILQMLAATGNISITADALNMTQPGISRWLKELEDDIGLPLFERHTRGLRLTSHGEALLSHAEIIMNQLELTKDDLNARKHEGSGLVNIGVTGAVTADFAPKSVIKLLEILPNVQISLLEGTMDSLLAKLKAGNLDIVIGRSPQELLDKEIDHETLYTEPLRFVVNPTHPILKNALITWEEMYSYPWIIWPQNAPLRKDLENALMADKIHLPPKYVESNSLNLNIQLLSMRDFICVLSLRTAKRFETLGIVKILDIFLSTLGSVSLYWRKDSVHHRIAVQKALSAIKLTI from the coding sequence ATGACTATAGATTGGACTAAACGCATTCGTCTTCGCCACTTAGAAATTTTGCAAATGCTCGCTGCTACCGGCAACATTAGCATCACTGCCGACGCACTCAATATGACCCAGCCGGGCATTTCCCGCTGGCTAAAAGAATTAGAAGACGATATTGGATTGCCGCTCTTTGAGCGCCACACCCGCGGGCTGCGCCTCACATCACACGGAGAAGCCTTGCTTAGTCACGCAGAAATTATCATGAATCAACTTGAGCTGACGAAAGATGATTTAAATGCGAGAAAACATGAAGGCAGCGGGTTGGTTAATATTGGCGTTACCGGCGCTGTCACTGCAGATTTTGCTCCCAAATCAGTGATCAAATTACTAGAAATTTTACCTAACGTACAAATATCTCTCTTAGAGGGAACGATGGATTCCTTATTAGCTAAACTCAAAGCCGGCAATTTAGATATTGTGATCGGACGATCTCCACAAGAATTATTAGATAAAGAGATTGATCATGAAACGCTCTATACCGAACCACTGCGCTTTGTAGTGAATCCCACTCATCCTATCTTAAAAAATGCCTTGATTACTTGGGAAGAAATGTACAGCTATCCATGGATTATCTGGCCGCAAAACGCGCCTCTACGTAAAGATCTAGAGAATGCATTAATGGCGGACAAAATTCATTTACCGCCGAAATATGTAGAATCCAATTCCTTGAATTTAAACATTCAATTATTAAGTATGCGTGATTTTATCTGTGTTTTATCCTTGCGCACCGCCAAACGATTTGAAACCTTAGGCATTGTAAAAATCCTCGACATTTTCCTTTCAACGCTAGGATCCGTTTCCCTTTACTGGCGCAAAGACAGCGTTCACCACCGTATTGCGGTACAAAAAGCGCTTTCAGCGATAAAGTTAACGATATAG
- the smtA gene encoding metallothionein SmtA, protein MARQKVAIQLICETENAQNFTALCQQQGLTHDETSPLALVQTQVADDVRLELRKLDEPKLGAIFVDFVHGALAHRRQFGGGRGEAIAKAVGVKKDYLPTVIDATAGLGRDAFVLAAIGCRVKLIERHPVVYLLLQDGLQRAYADADIGTMMQQNMQLLPQHHIADLDPKMDFADVVYLDPMYPHKQKSALVKKEMRVFQHLVGADLDAAELLPPARQLARKRVVVKRPDYAEFLAQKAPHFSRETKNHRFDIYLTAD, encoded by the coding sequence ATGGCTCGTCAAAAAGTCGCCATTCAATTAATTTGCGAAACCGAAAATGCGCAAAATTTCACCGCACTTTGCCAACAGCAAGGCTTAACGCATGATGAAACCAGCCCGCTGGCATTAGTGCAAACGCAAGTAGCAGACGACGTGCGCTTGGAGTTACGTAAATTAGATGAACCGAAACTTGGTGCCATTTTTGTGGATTTTGTGCATGGCGCATTGGCACATCGTCGTCAATTTGGTGGCGGACGTGGCGAGGCGATTGCGAAAGCGGTGGGCGTTAAAAAAGACTATTTGCCTACCGTCATTGATGCCACTGCCGGACTTGGACGTGATGCTTTTGTGCTGGCAGCAATTGGCTGCCGAGTAAAATTAATCGAACGTCATCCGGTGGTCTATTTGCTACTGCAAGACGGATTGCAGCGCGCTTACGCGGATGCCGACATTGGCACCATGATGCAACAAAATATGCAATTGTTGCCGCAACATCATATCGCCGACCTTGATCCCAAGATGGATTTCGCCGACGTGGTTTACCTCGATCCCATGTATCCGCATAAACAAAAAAGCGCGTTAGTTAAAAAAGAAATGCGCGTATTCCAACACTTGGTCGGCGCCGATTTAGACGCAGCAGAACTACTCCCTCCCGCACGACAACTCGCCCGCAAACGCGTTGTCGTCAAGCGCCCCGATTACGCTGAATTTCTCGCACAAAAAGCACCGCACTTCAGCCGCGAAACCAAAAACCACCGATTTGATATTTATTTAACCGCAGATTGA
- the trmA gene encoding tRNA (uracil-5-)-methyltransferase, translating into MQRLPTEHYSQLLAEKQQKLTALLAPFNAPPLQVFPSPVQHYRMRAEFRIWHEQGDFYHIMFNPQTRQRYRVDQFPIASELINRMMQALLPLLKQHRELSHKLFQIDYLSTLSDQIIVSLLYHKTLTDEWQAQAQQLKQQLQQQGFNLQLIGRASKQKICLDQDFVDEVLTVNGRQYIYRQVENSFTQPNAHVNSKMLQWAIECTQGSQGDLLELYCGNGNFSIALAQNFRHVLATEIAKPSVAAAQFNIAANQVTNLQIIRMSAEEFTQAMNGVREFNRLRGINLQEYECNTIFVDPPRAGLDLDTVKLVQGYERILYISCNPLTLCENLTHLSQTHRIDKAALFDQFPYTEHMECGVWLVKKSPFN; encoded by the coding sequence ATGCAAAGGCTACCGACTGAACACTATTCCCAACTTCTAGCGGAAAAACAACAAAAATTGACCGCACTTTTAGCACCCTTTAATGCGCCACCTTTACAAGTTTTTCCCTCCCCCGTGCAACATTACCGTATGCGCGCCGAGTTTCGCATTTGGCACGAGCAAGGGGATTTTTATCACATCATGTTCAATCCACAAACCCGTCAGCGTTATCGCGTGGATCAATTTCCTATTGCCAGTGAATTAATTAACCGCATGATGCAAGCCTTGTTACCTTTGCTAAAACAACATCGGGAGCTTTCCCATAAATTATTCCAAATTGACTATTTAAGCACCCTAAGCGATCAAATTATCGTCAGTTTGTTGTATCACAAAACCTTAACTGATGAATGGCAAGCGCAGGCACAACAGCTGAAACAACAATTGCAACAACAAGGCTTTAACCTGCAATTGATCGGACGGGCAAGTAAGCAAAAAATTTGTTTGGATCAGGATTTTGTGGATGAAGTATTGACCGTCAATGGACGCCAATATATTTATCGCCAAGTAGAAAACAGTTTTACTCAACCAAATGCCCATGTAAACAGTAAAATGTTGCAATGGGCAATTGAATGTACCCAAGGTAGCCAAGGCGACTTATTGGAACTGTATTGCGGTAACGGAAATTTTTCCATTGCCTTAGCGCAAAATTTCCGTCACGTATTGGCAACAGAAATCGCCAAACCATCGGTCGCGGCAGCGCAATTTAATATCGCAGCGAATCAAGTGACGAATTTGCAAATTATCCGAATGTCCGCGGAAGAATTTACCCAAGCGATGAATGGCGTACGCGAATTTAACCGGCTGCGTGGCATTAATTTGCAAGAATATGAATGCAATACCATTTTTGTCGATCCACCGCGTGCCGGCTTGGATTTAGACACTGTGAAATTAGTACAAGGGTATGAGCGCATTTTGTATATTTCTTGTAACCCATTGACGTTATGCGAAAATTTGACGCATTTAAGTCAAACACACCGTATCGACAAGGCGGCGTTATTTGATCAATTTCCTTACACAGAACATATGGAGTGTGGCGTATGGCTCGTCAAAAAGTCGCCATTCAATTAA
- a CDS encoding YifE like protein: MAESFSVTRRFFDDKNYPRGFARHGDYTIKESQTLEQYGQAFKALDSGEREPATEEEKAFVQFCRGERPAETFFEKTWNKYRSHISTTKRVYTLSGVIGVDNLDDFSAE, translated from the coding sequence ATGGCTGAAAGTTTTAGCGTTACCCGTCGTTTTTTTGACGATAAAAATTACCCACGTGGATTTGCACGTCACGGTGATTACACCATTAAAGAGTCTCAAACTTTAGAACAGTATGGACAGGCATTTAAAGCATTAGATTCAGGTGAGCGCGAACCGGCAACGGAAGAAGAAAAAGCTTTTGTCCAATTTTGTCGCGGTGAGCGTCCTGCGGAAACGTTCTTTGAAAAAACATGGAATAAATATCGTTCGCATATTTCCACTACAAAACGCGTTTATACTTTATCCGGTGTTATTGGCGTGGATAATTTGGATGATTTTTCTGCAGAATAA
- the dsbA_2 gene encoding thiol:disulfide interchange protein DsbA, translating into MKKLLLTLFSLFAVTANAYALDIQDGKQYISVNGQRSVQPEVVEFFSFYCPHCYDFEMRYDIPNKVKNSLPEGTAFKQYHVDFLGFQSENLTRAWALAMALGAEDKVKKPLFEAAQNAAKSRNQGAPSMDDIRQIFIDNGVTAEQFDGGWNSFAVTALVNKQTKAAEQLQVRGVPDFYVNNQYRINPEGLSRTEQGFINDYVETINGLLKK; encoded by the coding sequence ATGAAAAAACTATTACTGACATTATTCTCGCTTTTTGCTGTTACCGCTAATGCCTACGCATTAGATATTCAAGACGGTAAACAATATATTTCCGTCAATGGTCAACGTTCCGTGCAACCGGAAGTGGTGGAATTTTTCTCTTTCTACTGCCCACATTGTTACGATTTTGAAATGCGCTATGATATTCCGAATAAAGTGAAAAATAGCTTACCGGAAGGCACCGCATTTAAACAATATCATGTTGATTTCTTAGGCTTTCAATCTGAAAACTTAACCCGAGCTTGGGCGTTAGCCATGGCATTGGGCGCTGAAGATAAAGTGAAAAAACCATTATTTGAAGCCGCACAAAATGCCGCGAAAAGTCGTAATCAAGGCGCACCGTCAATGGATGACATCCGTCAAATTTTTATCGACAACGGTGTCACTGCAGAACAATTTGATGGCGGTTGGAACAGCTTTGCGGTCACTGCATTGGTGAACAAACAAACCAAAGCAGCGGAACAATTGCAAGTGCGCGGCGTACCGGATTTCTACGTTAACAATCAATATCGTATCAATCCTGAAGGTCTCTCTCGTACCGAACAAGGATTTATTAACGATTATGTGGAAACCATCAACGGATTATTGAAAAAATAA
- the yihD gene encoding YihD like protein — MKCHRLNEVLELLQPYWSKDPDLHLLQILQKIANEAGFDKPISELTDEVIIYHLKMHGTDKHEPIPGIKKDYEEDFKTALLKARGILK, encoded by the coding sequence ATGAAATGTCATCGTTTGAATGAAGTTTTGGAACTTCTCCAACCATATTGGTCTAAAGATCCGGATTTGCATTTATTGCAAATTCTGCAAAAAATTGCCAATGAAGCCGGATTTGATAAGCCGATTTCAGAATTAACCGACGAAGTCATTATTTATCATCTCAAAATGCACGGAACAGACAAACATGAACCTATTCCGGGCATTAAAAAAGATTATGAAGAGGATTTCAAAACTGCACTGCTTAAAGCACGTGGTATTCTTAAATAA